One Panicum virgatum strain AP13 chromosome 3N, P.virgatum_v5, whole genome shotgun sequence DNA segment encodes these proteins:
- the LOC120666991 gene encoding RING-H2 finger protein ATL70-like yields the protein MVEPEAAFAVASVLAVVTVAVLLRACSRRAAPATPRRREEARAHRRGAVMADAAFFAGGVADVDAGLDDAALRALPKLIYGNEEAEAAGKTKAACCAVCLGEYAGGDVLRMLPRCGHAFHQRCVDRWLRLHQTCPVCRSPPALSPAAATALAAPTHP from the coding sequence ATGGTGGAGCCGGAGGCCGccttcgccgtcgccagcgtccTGGCCGTGGTCACCGTGGCCGTCCTGCTGCGCGCGtgctcccgccgcgccgcgcccgcgacgccgcgccggagggaggaggcgcgcgcTCACCGCCGCGGCGCGGTCATGGCGGACGCCGCCTTCTtcgcgggcggcgtggcggacGTCGACGCGGGCCTCGACGACGCCGCGCTCagggcgctgcccaaactgatCTACGGCAACGAGGAAGCCGAGGCGGCCGGGAAGACGAAGGCGGCGTGCTGCGCGGTGTGCCTGGGCGAgtacgccggcggcgacgtgcTCCGGATGCTGCCTCGGTGCGGGCACGCCTTCCACCAGCGCTGCGTCGACCGATGGCTGCGGCTGCACCAGACGTGCCCTGtctgccgctcgccgccggcgctcagcCCCGCCGCGGCGACAGCTCTGGCCGCGCCCACGCACCCCTGA
- the LOC120666990 gene encoding methyl-CpG-binding domain-containing protein 11-like encodes MATEGEQQQQAPPAEEVVSVEMPAPEGWTKKFTPQRGGRSEIVFVSPTGEEIKNKRQLSQYLKAHPGGPPAAEFDWGTGDTPRRSARISEKVKVFDSPEGEKIPKRSRNSTGRKGKQEKKEAPETEEAKDAKAGKDAKEAPNEDAAKDTDVEMKPGEEVKEAPTGTEDAEKAADKADAPAPAPAEEEKKETEKPAETDVAPSASLEKKDTAEEKKEDAKPAEPEAPAPASNPTENSAPAPTETAAPVSETKSDAAAPASGAKPDAAAPVENSTDKGASQESQPNAVNNGQLPHCAVKCT; translated from the exons ATGGCGACGGaaggcgagcagcagcagcaggcgccgccggcggaggaggtcgtgtCCGTCGAGATGCCCGCGCCCGAGGGGTGGACCAAGAAG TTTACTCCCCAGAGAGGGGGAAGATCTGAGATTGTTTTTGTTTCACCAACCGGAGAGGAAATTAAGAACAAGAGGCAACTAAGTCAGTACCTAAAGGCACACCCTGGAGGTCCTCCTGCTGCTGAGTTTGATTGGGGAACTG GTGATACCCCAAGACGTTCTGCTCGCATTAGTGAGAAAGTCAAGGTTTTTGATAGCCCGGAAGGTGAGAAGATCCCGAAACGCAGCAGGAACTCAACTGGCAGAAAGGGCAAGCAGGAGAAAAAGGAGGCCCCTGAAACTGAAGAAGCCAAAGATGCTAAAGCTGGCAAGGATGCAAAGGAGGCCCCTAACGAAGATGCTGCGAAGGACACTGATGTGGAGATGAAGCCTGGTGAAGAGGTGAAGGAGGCTCCTACTGGAACTGAAGACGCAGAGAAGGCTGCAGACAAGGCTgatgctcctgctcctgcaccagcagaagaagaaaagaaggaaacTGAGAAACCTGCTGAAACTGATGTTGCCCCTTCTGCGTCATTGGAGAAGAAAGACActgcagaagagaagaaggaagaTGCCAAGCCAGCTGAGCCTgaagctccagctccagcaagCAACCCTACTGAGAACTCGGCCCCTGCTCCCACCGAGACTGCTGCTCCAGTGTCTGAAACCAAATCAGATGCCGCTGCTCCAGCGTCTGGAGCCAAACCTGACGCTGCTGCTCCAGTAGAGAACTCCACTGACAAAGGTGCTAGCCAGGAGAGCCAGCCTAACGCCGTCAACAACGGGCAGCTGCCGCACTGTGCGGTGAAGTGCACCTGA
- the LOC120668063 gene encoding uncharacterized protein LOC120668063, whose product MLQFGYFCFIASVPFTVVICASLLLYLLQKWAKVAKLKDLSGATFDDDVHAIMLEQDHYLGHCKDHPKDVEYLNTPIRFYKEMEALFGSTLATGRFALGSNEPLGVNNADCVAAKLEGQDFSCGTSEFGEGSNDNIVGAKRKRANFSEEEMLMMTNMTDSVTNVANAMLKIGAAHVDPDLYLAIMEMEMSDFSTEALIVAYTHLLKKKAVATGFVNMSTPHRAIWLRTYLAKNYYL is encoded by the exons ATGTTGCAATTTGGTTATTTCTGCTTCATTGCTTCTGTACCTTTTACAGTGGTTATTTGTGCTTCATTGCTTCTGTACCTTTTACAAAAATGGGCTAAGGTAGCCAAGTTGAAGGACCTTAGTGGGGCAACATTTGATGATGATGTCCATGCCATAATGCTTGAGCAGGACCACTACCTTGGTCATTGCAAG GACCACCCTAAGGATGTTGAATACCTCAACACCCCCATCAGGTTCTACAAAGAGATGGAGGCCCTCTTTGGTAGCACTTTGGCAACTGGTAGGTTtgccttagggtccaatgaacCATTGGGGGTGAACAATGCAGACTGTGTGGCTGCTAAGCTTGAGGGGCAGGACTTCTCTTGTGGTACTTCTGAGTTTGGGGAGGGCAGCAATGACAACATTGTAGGGGCTAAGAGGAAGAGGGCCAACTTTAGTGAGGAAGAGATGCTTATGATGACCAACATGACAGAT agTGTTACAAATGTTGCCAATGCTATGCTGAAAATAGGTGCTGCACATGTCGATCCAGACCTCTACCTTGCtatcatggagatggagatgtcTGACTTCTCCACTGAGGCCTTGATTGTTGCCTACACCCATCTCCTTAAGAAAAAGGCTGTTGCAACTGGTTTTGTCAACATGTCCACCCCCCATAGGGCCATATGGCTGAGGACCTACCTGGCCAAGAACTACTATTTGTAG